Within the Desulfovibrio subterraneus genome, the region ACACGCNNNNNNNNNNNNNNNNNNNNNNNNNNNNNNNNNNNNNNNNNNNNNNNNNNNNNNNNNNNNNNNNNNNNNNNNNNNNNNNNNNNNNNNNNNNNNNNNNNNNNNNNNNNNNNNNNNNNNNNNTCGTGACCGAAGACGTGACCGTAGCTGCCTCCGGTACGCTGACGGCCGTGGATGCGGACGCCGGTGAAAGCGGGTTCGTGGCGCATGGAGCCGATGCCCCGCTGGATGGTTCTTACGGCAAGCTGACCATCACTGAAACCGGTGAATGGAAATACGAGCTGGACGGCCGCGCGCAGGCGCTGGACGCTGGTGATATTCGAACCGAGACCTTTACGGTGACGACCAACGGCGGCGACACGCACACCATCACCATCACGGTGAACGGTACCGAAGATGCACCCGTCATCACTGGAACTGACACCGGAGCCGTGACTGAAGACGTGACCGTAGCTGCCTCCGGTACGCTGACGGCCGTGGATGCGG harbors:
- a CDS encoding VCBS domain-containing protein; protein product: VTEDVTVAASGTLTAVDADAGESGFVAHGADAPLDGSYGKLTITETGEWKYELDGRAQALDAGDIRTETFTVTTNGGDTHTITITVNGTEDAPVITGTDTGAVTEDVTVAASGTLTAVDADAGESGFVAHGADAPLDGSYGKLTITETGEWKYELDGRAQALDNGDIRTETFTVTTNGGDT